In the genome of Brachypodium distachyon strain Bd21 chromosome 3, Brachypodium_distachyon_v3.0, whole genome shotgun sequence, the window CATGAAGAAGACTCTTGTGTTCCACCGGGGACGTGCCCCTAAGGGCGAGCGCACCGGGTGGATCATGCATGAGTACCGTACCACCGAACCAGAGTTTGAGTCCGGCGAGCAGGTATGCGCCTATTGTCTGTTTCTTTCTTGTGTTTTCATGATACAGTTTATGAATCAAGTTTCTGAAGTGGCAGGGTCGTCAGATTCTGCTCACGGTTTGGTTCAGAgattttgataaatttaatACCTTCATTAAAAATGTCTTCTGAAAATTACCAGTTAGATTTAACTCATAAAATGAAATGATCCGATAAATCCTGTCTGGTAGTTCTGCACATTATAAGCTGACTTGAATCGAACATTTTGTTTATCACTACTTTCAGGGCGGTTATGTTCTCTATCGCCTGTTCCAAAAGCAAGTGGAGAAAAGTGAGCGCTCCAGCCCAGACGAAATGGATAGAAGTGGCTACTCTCCCACTCCATCTCGATCCACTCCTGACAATATGGAGGCAAATGAGGAAGCAATTACACTGTTAAACAAGGAATCTCCTGAATCTGGTGTGCAAGGATGCCCAATTGACTTGCCAGGCACAGTTGAAACTCCAGCTGCACCGATTACAAGATGGCTTGCAGACAGAACTGATAACTTGGTGACACATGACGCAAACATTTTACGCACGCCATTTCATGGTCATGTTGATGAAATACCTAAGGTGAGCAGAACCGTGAAACAAGCCTTATAAACCTCTATTGTCATGCAAATTTCACTGCATTCTCTTTCTAAGTTGTTAATTTAAGCTGCTGAATGACGATTTATGTTATATAATTGCAAGCAGACTGGTCCTTTGGTTCAGCCAATTGACCCACAGAAGAAAAATGTTGATTCTGAAGAATTCTTGACCTTTGCTGCCCCCATGTTACCGCATGAAGGAAATGATTTGTTCTGCAATCCTTCTCTTCAAGGACATTCATTTGATTTTGGTGGCAGTATGGCACCTGGTGATCTAGTGGAGAAGTTCTTGAATGAAGCAATTGCTGATCCAGAGGAGCATTCGTCAACAGCATCAAAAGTTCAGTATGATTCAGACAATGGGATTATGCTTCCAGAGTTAGAGAACAATTGGCCTATGCAGGTAATCTATTTTTCGCGTCTGCTGTATATTTCGTGAATACTGTCCGCGTTCTTATATTTGTTCGCTCTGCAGGGTGAAATGCTAGATGATCCATACTGGTTCGAGAATATAAACTTTTGCCCAGATGATACAACTCCACAACTGAGTGGATATGAGAATACACCATTGCTTCCTTTTATTGGAGCTAATCCTGACGAACTTTCAATGGATTCTGATCATGAGTCCATGCAAGATTTATTCAATACCATGGAAGATTCAAATGAGAAGATGGGTGGATGGAACAATGGATTTGGATTTAATCCCATACATCAACAGTTACAGTCCACAATGCATCCAAACCATTTAGTTTCTCAACAGGGCTGTGCACAAAGGAGGTTACGGCTACAAGATTCATTGTCTGCTGTAAATATTGAAGGTGAAGAGAGCATGActaaagatgaagatgaagtaTCACATATTGTAACTTCGGAATATATGGGTGAATCTGTTGAGTCGACTGCAGATGGAGATGATGGTGACTCCACAGGGGTTACCATTATGAGTCGACACCCTGCTCCAAGTACAAATGAGCCTTCCGATGGAGATGATGGTGACTCCACAGGCGTTACTATTATGAGTCGACGCCCTGCTCCAACTACAAATGAGCCTTCTGATGGAGATGATGGTGATTCCACAGGGGTTACTATTATGAGTCGATGCCCTGCCCCAAGTACAAATGAGCCTTCCGATGGAGATGATGGTGATTCCACAGGGGTTAGTATTATAAGTCGACGCCCTGCTCCAAGTACAGATGAGCCTTCCGATGGAGATGATGCTGAGTCAACAGGGGTTCTTATTATGAGCCGAGGCCCTGCCCTGAGTTCAGATGTGCCTTCTGATAGAGATGTTGCTGAGTCAGCAGGGATTACTGTTCTGAGCCAATGCCCTGCTCTAAGTTCAAGCTCAGATAGTTCAATTACTCAACAGGGGACAGCAGGTCGAAGGTTGCGGTTACAATTGAACCTTAATGCGGGACCATGTTCCAGTATTGATGGTTCGTCAAGTTGCATGATAGACGAGAAGGAAAATGAACACAAAGGGATGAGAGCTGAGGTGAGATTCTTTGTTATTCTAAAACTAAATCTGCAATTGAATTTTGGTGGCAATAGATCAATATTAGGTGTTGCACAGTTCGTTTTACTGTAGAATGCACTGAAGGTGTCTTTGGTTGTGACCTGTTCCTGGGTCCTGTTTGATCTGTTTTAACAAACAGAACTCCTGCCTGATGACGAACTACATTTTGTAAT includes:
- the LOC100838012 gene encoding NAC domain-containing protein 14 is translated as MTVMELKTLPLGFRFHPTDEELVRHYLKGKITGQINAEVEVIPEIDVCKCEPWDLPDKSLIRSEDPEWFFFAPKDRKYPNGSRSNRATEAGYWKATGKDRIIKSKGEKKKQHMIGMKKTLVFHRGRAPKGERTGWIMHEYRTTEPEFESGEQGGYVLYRLFQKQVEKSERSSPDEMDRSGYSPTPSRSTPDNMEANEEAITLLNKESPESGVQGCPIDLPGTVETPAAPITRWLADRTDNLVTHDANILRTPFHGHVDEIPKTGPLVQPIDPQKKNVDSEEFLTFAAPMLPHEGNDLFCNPSLQGHSFDFGGSMAPGDLVEKFLNEAIADPEEHSSTASKVQYDSDNGIMLPELENNWPMQGEMLDDPYWFENINFCPDDTTPQLSGYENTPLLPFIGANPDELSMDSDHESMQDLFNTMEDSNEKMGGWNNGFGFNPIHQQLQSTMHPNHLVSQQGCAQRRLRLQDSLSAVNIEGEESMTKDEDEVSHIVTSEYMGESVESTADGDDGDSTGVTIMSRHPAPSTNEPSDGDDGDSTGVTIMSRRPAPTTNEPSDGDDGDSTGVTIMSRCPAPSTNEPSDGDDGDSTGVSIISRRPAPSTDEPSDGDDAESTGVLIMSRGPALSSDVPSDRDVAESAGITVLSQCPALSSSSDSSITQQGTAGRRLRLQLNLNAGPCSSIDGSSSCMIDEKENEHKGMRAENEGNMDTSFCDDANFVGNNHADEQDNIPEHDAARPVPEANSVTRLRKTAEKSGNENKQELGVHPHVRAPRKGGFPAYIIWPVLSVALLVLVSVGIYGLA